The sequence below is a genomic window from Thioclava nitratireducens.
CACGAGGTCACGACGGTCGAGGCCATGGGGCGGCCGGATGCCCTCTCGGTGCTTCAGCAGGCGCTGCACGAGGAACACGGACTGCAATGCGGTTTCTGCACGCCCGGCATCGTGGTGACCTTCGAGCATTACCTGCGCGAGAACCCGGACCCGACCGCAGAGGAGGTGCGCGACGTCCTGTCAGGCAATCTGTGCCGCTGCACAGGCTATCAGAATATCGTCGCCGCCGTGCTGAAGGCTGCGGCCCGGATGCGTGGAGAGGCGGCATGACCGGTGATTTCACAGAGATCGGTCGCGCCCTG
It includes:
- a CDS encoding (2Fe-2S)-binding protein, whose protein sequence is MTAPTHDPLTLSLSVNGETHEIRVPARKLLSDVLREDLALTGTHVGCEHGVCGACTILIDGRPARACLTFAAQMEGHEVTTVEAMGRPDALSVLQQALHEEHGLQCGFCTPGIVVTFEHYLRENPDPTAEEVRDVLSGNLCRCTGYQNIVAAVLKAAARMRGEAA